In the genome of Gordonia rubripertincta, one region contains:
- a CDS encoding CPBP family intramembrane glutamic endopeptidase — protein sequence MSLREYLRPSPHGIPVVTDRVERRGLIAELVIVGVLTFAFSAVSAALALLEAQLAGGIGGTTVALNPSRSDLALIDAARQVLSVLRLFAIAALGVYLLWRSGLGLSRVGLGRWTPRRDVPAGLVLAAVIGIPGLALVAVARAFGLNASLVPSQADTWWEWPVLILIAIGNAAAEEIVVVAYFITRLRQLGVSDAKSLAASAVLRGGYHLYQGFGAGLGNLVMGVVYGRFYQVTARAWPLVIAHGAIDVVAFIGYALLRDHLSWVG from the coding sequence ATGTCTCTGCGCGAGTACCTGCGGCCGTCGCCCCACGGCATCCCGGTCGTCACCGATCGCGTCGAGCGGCGCGGCCTGATCGCCGAACTCGTCATCGTCGGCGTCCTGACCTTCGCGTTCTCGGCGGTCTCGGCCGCGCTCGCACTGCTCGAAGCCCAACTGGCCGGGGGCATCGGCGGGACGACCGTCGCCCTCAACCCCAGTCGCTCCGACCTCGCCCTCATCGACGCAGCGCGTCAGGTGCTGAGCGTCCTGAGGCTGTTCGCCATCGCCGCGCTCGGCGTATACCTGCTGTGGCGCAGCGGGCTCGGACTGTCGCGTGTCGGCCTCGGCCGCTGGACCCCGCGCCGCGACGTGCCCGCGGGACTCGTCCTCGCCGCCGTCATCGGCATCCCCGGTCTCGCGCTGGTCGCGGTCGCCCGCGCCTTCGGACTCAACGCGAGCCTCGTGCCCAGCCAGGCGGACACCTGGTGGGAATGGCCGGTGCTCATCCTCATCGCGATCGGGAACGCGGCCGCCGAGGAGATAGTGGTGGTCGCCTACTTCATCACCCGACTTCGGCAGCTCGGTGTCTCGGACGCCAAGTCGCTGGCCGCCAGCGCTGTCCTCCGCGGCGGCTACCACCTGTACCAGGGCTTCGGCGCCGGCCTCGGCAACCTGGTGATGGGCGTCGTCTACGGCCGCTTCTACCAGGTCACCGCCCGCGCCTGGCCGCTCGTCATCGCCCACGGTGCCATCGACGTCGTCGCATTCATCGGCTACGCGCTGTTGCGCGATCACCTCTCCTGGGTCGGCTGA
- a CDS encoding DUF2470 domain-containing protein, whose protein sequence is MTRTTTDRPTDAEMIQTACRRVGSAILAVEGADTTPIEVVHLFESQAFVLVPTDGGAMPAVAGTEGAPAMLEVTDWAPIDLRERVRSVVWLNGTLHEVPRDLERDLAIEIAAEHPDDGLLDIGHGASMLRLQVDSAVLASSSGATSVSAAELADAQPDPFWECEAGWLEHLDADHADLVGQLARKLPTDLRQGRVRPLGLDRFGIRFRIEGIAGDSDVRLPFPRPVTDVFELSRALRNLAGCPFLNSMPD, encoded by the coding sequence ATGACGCGTACGACGACCGACCGACCCACGGATGCCGAGATGATCCAGACGGCCTGCCGTCGGGTCGGCTCCGCCATCCTCGCCGTCGAGGGCGCCGACACCACACCGATCGAGGTCGTGCACCTCTTCGAATCACAAGCCTTCGTCCTCGTCCCCACCGACGGCGGGGCCATGCCGGCCGTCGCCGGCACCGAGGGCGCCCCCGCGATGCTCGAGGTCACCGACTGGGCGCCCATCGACCTGCGCGAACGAGTCCGGTCGGTCGTCTGGCTCAACGGCACGCTCCACGAGGTCCCCCGCGACCTCGAACGCGACCTGGCCATCGAGATCGCCGCCGAACACCCCGACGACGGCCTGCTCGACATCGGCCACGGCGCGTCGATGCTCCGCCTCCAGGTCGACTCAGCGGTACTGGCGTCGAGCTCCGGAGCGACGTCGGTGTCGGCCGCCGAACTGGCCGACGCCCAACCCGATCCGTTCTGGGAGTGTGAGGCCGGCTGGCTCGAGCACCTCGACGCCGACCATGCCGATCTCGTCGGTCAGCTGGCCCGCAAGCTGCCCACCGACCTGCGTCAGGGCCGCGTACGTCCCCTCGGCCTCGACCGTTTCGGCATCCGCTTCCGGATCGAGGGCATCGCCGGCGACTCCGACGTCCGGCTACCCTTCCCCCGCCCGGTGACCGACGTCTTCGAACTGTCACGTGCTCTGCGGAACCTCGCGGGTTGCCCGTTCCTGAATTCGATGCCCGACTGA
- the pheA gene encoding prephenate dehydratase — protein sequence MVPVIAYFGPPGTFTEMALDAAIAAHDPALGGLDLSRDVTKVDASSPAAAIAMVRSGEADYGCVPIESSLEGSVPATMDALVPPARSGTDGRVQVFAETVLDIAFAIAANGPIAPEDVRTIAAYPVAAAQVRQSVAKLFPNAEFVTSGSNAAAALDVASGKADAAVTTGLAAGLSDLTVIADGVCDAKEATTRFLVLGRPAAPTRRTGTDRTSVILDLSNEPGSLMNAMNEFASRGIDLTRIESRPQRDEAEGRAIAGRYRFFLDAVGHIDDAAVAEALAALHRRCERVVYLGSWPAVRTTGSAPPDHAESLAWIESLRQGEV from the coding sequence GTGGTGCCTGTGATCGCCTACTTCGGCCCGCCCGGAACCTTCACCGAGATGGCACTCGACGCGGCCATCGCCGCCCATGACCCCGCACTCGGGGGTCTCGACCTCTCGCGTGACGTCACCAAGGTCGACGCCTCGAGCCCGGCTGCCGCCATCGCGATGGTCCGCAGCGGCGAGGCCGATTACGGCTGTGTGCCAATCGAGAGTTCGCTCGAGGGATCGGTACCGGCGACGATGGACGCCCTCGTACCGCCGGCGCGGTCCGGTACCGACGGGCGCGTCCAGGTGTTCGCCGAGACCGTCCTCGACATCGCATTCGCCATCGCCGCGAACGGTCCGATCGCCCCGGAGGACGTCCGCACCATTGCGGCATACCCGGTGGCCGCCGCGCAGGTCCGGCAGTCCGTGGCGAAGCTGTTCCCGAACGCGGAGTTCGTCACCTCCGGCTCGAATGCCGCTGCCGCGCTGGATGTCGCGTCCGGCAAAGCCGATGCCGCGGTGACGACCGGTCTCGCGGCAGGGTTGTCGGATCTGACCGTGATCGCCGACGGGGTCTGCGATGCGAAGGAGGCCACCACGCGCTTCCTCGTCCTCGGACGCCCCGCGGCCCCGACGCGCCGGACCGGCACCGATCGCACCTCGGTGATCCTCGACCTGTCCAACGAGCCCGGCAGCCTGATGAACGCGATGAACGAATTCGCCTCGCGGGGAATCGATCTCACACGCATCGAATCCCGGCCGCAACGCGACGAGGCGGAGGGTCGGGCCATCGCCGGCCGCTACCGGTTCTTCCTCGACGCCGTCGGCCACATCGACGACGCGGCGGTCGCGGAAGCCCTTGCGGCGCTGCATCGCCGGTGTGAACGGGTCGTCTACCTCGGTTCGTGGCCCGCGGTGCGGACGACGGGATCGGCGCCTCCCGACCACGCCGAGTCGCTGGCCTGGATCGAGTCCCTGCGACAAGGAGAAGTGTGA
- a CDS encoding histidine phosphatase family protein has protein sequence MARLHLVRHGETTANVMRRLDTALPGAALTDFGARQGVRFGLENRPEREAVLFSSAARRARQTAELISSVWDVHTEAVDGVHEVQAGVLEDRSDREAHDVFHDVMEKWHAGDLDVRIPGGESLAMVYDRYIPTVEDLARSYLTGTEPRDVFLVSHGAAIRLIAARLAGIDSRFAAATHLGNTGSIELEYTDGIWVCHRWGAETAPFDRVDEPLVDDPMG, from the coding sequence ATGGCGCGCCTGCACCTCGTCCGGCACGGCGAGACCACCGCGAATGTCATGCGCCGGCTCGACACCGCGCTGCCCGGAGCCGCGCTCACCGATTTCGGTGCGCGACAAGGCGTCCGGTTCGGCCTGGAGAATCGGCCCGAACGCGAGGCGGTCCTGTTCAGCTCAGCGGCCCGGCGCGCCCGGCAGACCGCCGAACTGATCAGCTCGGTGTGGGACGTCCACACCGAGGCCGTCGACGGTGTGCACGAGGTCCAGGCCGGTGTGCTCGAGGATCGCAGCGACCGCGAGGCCCACGACGTCTTCCACGACGTCATGGAGAAGTGGCATGCCGGTGACCTCGACGTGCGCATCCCTGGCGGCGAGTCGCTCGCGATGGTCTACGACCGCTACATCCCGACCGTCGAGGACCTCGCCCGCTCGTACCTGACCGGAACCGAACCGCGCGATGTGTTCCTGGTCAGCCACGGTGCGGCGATCCGCCTCATCGCGGCGCGCCTGGCCGGCATCGACTCCCGCTTCGCCGCGGCGACGCACCTGGGCAACACCGGCTCGATCGAACTCGAGTACACCGACGGCATCTGGGTCTGCCACCGCTGGGGAGCCGAGACCGCACCCTTCGACCGGGTCGACGAACCGCTGGTCGACGACCCGATGGGTTGA
- a CDS encoding hemerythrin domain-containing protein, translating into MSTDAIVILKDDHKEIRKLFRDFKSQGPNAVKTKGKIVDKIIEALTVHTYIENECMYPEIRKRVPDLEDDILESYEEHHVADVLVVELAALKPDSERFDAKTTVLIENVEHHIEEEEDEWFPKVREALGRKDLQEIGEEMLRLKEKAPRRPSQPSALKKTVDAIIK; encoded by the coding sequence ATGTCCACCGACGCCATCGTCATCCTGAAGGACGACCACAAAGAGATCCGCAAACTCTTCCGCGACTTCAAGTCACAGGGCCCGAACGCCGTCAAGACCAAGGGCAAGATCGTCGACAAGATTATCGAGGCCCTCACCGTGCACACCTACATCGAGAACGAGTGCATGTATCCCGAGATCCGTAAGCGTGTACCCGATCTCGAGGACGACATCCTCGAGTCCTACGAGGAGCACCACGTCGCCGACGTCCTCGTCGTCGAGCTCGCCGCGCTGAAGCCGGACTCCGAGCGGTTCGACGCCAAGACGACCGTGCTGATCGAGAACGTCGAGCACCACATCGAGGAGGAAGAGGACGAGTGGTTCCCGAAGGTGCGGGAAGCCCTCGGCCGCAAGGACCTCCAGGAGATCGGTGAAGAGATGCTCCGCCTCAAGGAGAAGGCACCGCGACGCCCGTCTCAGCCGTCGGCGTTGAAGAAGACGGTCGACGCGATCATCAAGTAG
- a CDS encoding metallopeptidase family protein produces the protein MAVPMSDDEFDGLVSDALDTIPSELTGAMNNVVILVEPYNPEEPDILGLYQGVALTLRDHDYGGFLPDTITIYRDPILAMCNSRDEVVHEVAVTVMHEIAHHFGIDDAWLHANGWG, from the coding sequence ATGGCCGTTCCGATGTCCGACGACGAGTTCGACGGGCTGGTCTCCGACGCACTGGACACCATCCCGTCGGAACTGACCGGCGCGATGAACAACGTGGTCATCCTCGTCGAGCCGTACAACCCCGAGGAGCCCGACATCCTCGGGTTGTATCAGGGCGTGGCGCTGACCCTGCGCGATCACGACTACGGCGGATTCCTGCCGGACACGATCACGATCTACCGCGACCCGATCCTGGCGATGTGCAACTCGCGCGACGAGGTGGTGCACGAGGTCGCGGTCACCGTCATGCACGAGATCGCCCACCACTTCGGAATCGACGACGCCTGGCTGCACGCCAACGGGTGGGGCTAG
- a CDS encoding septum formation family protein translates to MNEPDPDRHPPGPDDAHHAPADDFTAVDPVEPHDEPAKAATRPPRSATRNPVFVVLAAIVVGALVAGGIAFAMGVFDDSGSVGGSKVGEGERLVQNAFTQSVAGDCLDWPEGNPGQPTAVDCAQKHRFEVAGGIDTSLIPGVEFGEDALWPGPERFAAIRDEQCPVIVDQYLDGRLDPQGRFSVGMMYPSQAQWDKGARQLRCGVQEDGADGQPVQFSGRVADQNQSYVWPEGTCIGIDPETRNPTGFPVNCAEPHAFQTTGIVDLAVRFGDRMSNKPWPATGAQNNYLGTICPKQAERFAGGAPALDKTTLNVQWSVLSEPSWLAGSRKVVCYLGLPDKRGGFATLVGDAKDGALLINGKAPVPPPAAPPGRALPTPVPLPPGIAPNPDQAPAPAG, encoded by the coding sequence ATGAACGAGCCCGACCCCGACCGCCACCCGCCCGGCCCCGACGACGCGCACCACGCCCCCGCCGACGACTTCACCGCCGTCGACCCGGTCGAGCCGCACGACGAGCCGGCGAAGGCCGCCACCCGGCCCCCGCGATCCGCCACGCGCAACCCCGTCTTCGTCGTACTGGCCGCGATCGTCGTCGGCGCTCTCGTCGCCGGCGGCATCGCCTTCGCGATGGGCGTCTTCGACGACTCCGGCAGCGTCGGCGGCAGCAAGGTCGGCGAGGGCGAACGCCTCGTCCAGAACGCCTTCACCCAGTCGGTGGCCGGCGACTGTCTGGACTGGCCCGAGGGCAACCCCGGACAACCGACCGCGGTGGACTGCGCACAGAAGCACCGCTTCGAGGTGGCCGGCGGCATCGACACCTCCCTCATCCCCGGCGTCGAGTTCGGTGAGGACGCGCTGTGGCCCGGGCCCGAACGCTTCGCCGCCATCCGCGACGAACAGTGTCCGGTCATCGTCGACCAGTACCTGGACGGCCGCCTCGACCCGCAGGGCCGCTTCTCGGTCGGCATGATGTACCCGTCGCAGGCCCAGTGGGACAAGGGTGCCCGGCAGCTGCGCTGCGGAGTCCAGGAGGACGGGGCCGACGGTCAGCCCGTGCAGTTCTCCGGCCGCGTCGCCGACCAGAACCAGTCGTATGTGTGGCCCGAGGGAACCTGCATCGGCATCGACCCGGAGACCCGCAATCCCACCGGATTCCCGGTGAACTGCGCCGAGCCGCACGCCTTCCAGACCACCGGCATCGTCGACCTCGCGGTCCGCTTCGGCGACCGGATGTCGAACAAGCCGTGGCCCGCGACCGGCGCCCAGAACAACTACCTCGGCACCATCTGCCCGAAGCAGGCCGAACGCTTCGCCGGCGGCGCGCCCGCCCTCGACAAGACGACGCTGAACGTCCAGTGGTCGGTGCTCAGCGAGCCGAGCTGGCTGGCCGGCAGCCGAAAGGTGGTCTGCTACCTCGGTCTGCCCGACAAGCGCGGCGGATTCGCCACCCTCGTCGGCGACGCCAAGGACGGTGCGCTGCTGATCAACGGCAAGGCACCCGTTCCGCCACCTGCCGCTCCGCCCGGTCGTGCTCTTCCGACGCCGGTGCCGCTCCCGCCGGGAATCGCGCCGAATCCCGACCAGGCCCCCGCCCCGGCGGGCTGA
- a CDS encoding ankyrin repeat domain-containing protein produces the protein MSADSSPPASEPSPDPEVVELATRLFGMARSGDSALGVYVDAGVPADLRNQAGDSLLMLAAYHGHAAVVSALLTRGADPDLANDKGQTPLAGAVFKGFDDVVRLLVDAGADPYGGTPSAADAAAMFGRDDLRALWS, from the coding sequence GTGTCCGCCGATTCCTCACCGCCCGCATCGGAACCGTCGCCCGATCCGGAGGTCGTCGAGCTGGCCACCCGGCTCTTCGGCATGGCCCGATCCGGAGACTCCGCCCTGGGTGTCTATGTCGATGCCGGCGTGCCGGCTGACCTGCGCAACCAGGCCGGCGACTCGCTGCTCATGCTGGCGGCCTACCACGGCCATGCGGCGGTGGTGTCGGCTCTGCTGACCCGTGGCGCCGATCCGGACCTCGCCAACGACAAAGGCCAGACGCCGCTGGCCGGTGCGGTGTTCAAGGGATTCGACGATGTGGTCCGGCTGCTCGTCGACGCCGGGGCCGACCCGTACGGCGGCACCCCGTCGGCCGCCGATGCCGCGGCGATGTTCGGTCGCGACGATCTCCGGGCGCTCTGGAGCTGA
- the serS gene encoding serine--tRNA ligase yields the protein MIDLKIVRDDPDLVRASQRTRGEDPGLVDALLDADAARRAAIVDADTLRSEQKALGKQVGKAQGDEKQALLAKGKELAEQVKAAVARQSEADEAAAKAHRAISNIVASEAPAGGEDDYVVLEHVGEPREIENPKDHLELGESLGLLDMERGAKVSGSRFYFLTGQGAFLQLGLLNMAAQKAAANGFTLMVPPVLVRPEVMEGTGFLGAHADEVYHLDKDDDLYLVGTSEVPLAGYHMDEILDLSDGPKRYAGWSTCFRREAGSYGKDTRGIIRVHQFDKVEGFIYCKPEDAEAEHQRLLGWEKDMLAAIDVPYRVIDVAGGDLGSSASRKFDCEAWVPTQNTYRELTSTSNCTTFQARRLSIRYRDENGKPQTAATLNGTLATTRWLVAILENHQQPDGSVKLPPELAKFVGTDVLTPR from the coding sequence GTGATCGACCTGAAGATTGTTCGTGACGACCCGGATCTGGTCCGCGCTTCGCAGCGCACCCGCGGCGAGGACCCCGGCCTGGTGGATGCCCTGCTCGATGCCGACGCGGCCCGTCGTGCGGCCATCGTCGACGCCGACACGTTGCGATCCGAGCAGAAGGCTCTCGGAAAGCAGGTCGGCAAGGCCCAGGGCGACGAGAAGCAGGCGTTGCTCGCCAAGGGCAAGGAGCTCGCCGAACAGGTCAAGGCCGCGGTCGCGCGTCAGTCCGAGGCCGACGAGGCCGCCGCGAAAGCGCACCGCGCGATCTCCAACATCGTCGCGTCCGAGGCTCCCGCCGGCGGCGAGGACGACTACGTGGTCCTCGAGCACGTGGGTGAGCCCCGCGAGATCGAGAACCCGAAGGACCACCTCGAGCTGGGTGAGTCGCTCGGTCTGCTCGACATGGAGCGCGGCGCCAAGGTGTCGGGTTCGCGGTTCTACTTCCTGACCGGGCAGGGTGCCTTCCTGCAGCTCGGCCTGCTGAACATGGCCGCGCAGAAGGCTGCCGCCAACGGCTTCACGCTGATGGTCCCGCCCGTCCTGGTGCGTCCGGAGGTCATGGAGGGCACCGGCTTCCTCGGCGCTCACGCCGACGAGGTCTACCACCTCGACAAGGACGACGACCTGTACCTGGTCGGGACCTCGGAGGTGCCGCTCGCCGGCTACCACATGGACGAGATCCTGGACCTGTCCGACGGTCCGAAGCGCTACGCCGGCTGGTCGACGTGTTTCCGCCGCGAGGCCGGCAGCTACGGCAAGGACACCCGCGGCATCATCCGCGTGCACCAGTTCGACAAGGTCGAGGGCTTCATCTACTGCAAGCCCGAGGACGCCGAGGCCGAGCACCAGCGTCTACTGGGCTGGGAGAAGGACATGCTGGCCGCGATCGACGTGCCCTATCGCGTCATCGACGTCGCCGGTGGTGATCTCGGTTCGTCGGCCTCGCGCAAGTTCGACTGCGAGGCATGGGTTCCCACGCAGAACACCTACCGGGAGCTCACGTCGACGTCGAACTGCACGACGTTCCAGGCCCGTCGCCTCTCGATCCGCTACCGCGACGAGAACGGGAAGCCGCAGACTGCGGCGACGCTCAATGGCACGCTCGCGACGACCCGCTGGCTGGTGGCCATCCTCGAGAACCACCAGCAGCCCGACGGTTCGGTGAAACTGCCGCCGGAGCTGGCGAAGTTCGTGGGCACCGACGTCCTCACGCCTCGTTGA